One genomic segment of Paenibacillus durus includes these proteins:
- a CDS encoding putative glycoside hydrolase, with the protein MNITWAILMMALGSVGVQHGQSQADAAAVLQSAAYTAVAPNQTAPPSATGGGADSEPGGAAATTAPSTSPDATVTVDGAPLPDPQPDAPKVKGIYVTAYSAGGSRMDMLLNLIDKTELNAMVIDIKDDAGYITYKTDNAELQQMGKPQPFIGDVNKLMARLKKHGVYPIARIVVFKDSVLAKKNPQLSFVKSDGSVWRNKGGDSFVNPYNERVWQYNVEIAKEAVKLGFKEIQFDYVRFPEGFEKRADSLKYTKVAGKSRVQIVSDFVKYAKQELNPLGVRVSVDIFGYAASVPAAEGIGQDFVKISKNVDVISPMVYPSHYSVGWFNVKDPDKNPYATIKGSMADTYKKLNPLGSYKPIIRPWIQDFTASWLGSGHYIKYGKQQVEDQIRAMKEQNVNEFLLWNASNRYTTGVDYEK; encoded by the coding sequence ATGAATATCACTTGGGCTATATTGATGATGGCCCTGGGAAGCGTAGGCGTTCAGCATGGGCAATCGCAAGCCGACGCGGCCGCCGTACTTCAATCCGCCGCTTATACGGCCGTTGCCCCAAATCAGACCGCCCCGCCAAGCGCAACCGGAGGTGGGGCGGATTCGGAACCGGGGGGCGCAGCCGCAACTACTGCTCCTTCCACCTCGCCGGATGCAACCGTAACCGTAGATGGCGCCCCCCTGCCTGATCCTCAGCCGGATGCCCCCAAGGTCAAGGGAATATACGTCACGGCGTACAGCGCAGGCGGCTCGCGGATGGATATGCTGCTAAATTTGATCGATAAGACGGAACTGAACGCGATGGTTATCGACATCAAGGACGACGCCGGTTACATCACCTACAAGACGGATAACGCCGAGCTGCAGCAGATGGGCAAGCCCCAGCCTTTTATCGGCGATGTCAACAAATTGATGGCACGTCTTAAGAAACATGGTGTCTATCCGATCGCCCGGATCGTTGTCTTCAAGGATTCCGTGCTTGCCAAGAAAAACCCGCAGTTATCATTTGTGAAAAGCGACGGTTCCGTATGGCGCAACAAAGGCGGAGACAGCTTCGTCAATCCCTACAATGAGAGGGTATGGCAATACAATGTCGAAATCGCCAAAGAAGCGGTCAAGCTCGGCTTTAAGGAAATCCAGTTCGATTACGTCCGCTTCCCCGAAGGATTTGAAAAACGGGCAGATTCGCTGAAATACACCAAGGTCGCAGGAAAAAGCCGGGTTCAAATCGTTTCGGACTTCGTCAAGTACGCGAAGCAGGAGTTAAATCCGCTCGGCGTAAGGGTATCCGTTGATATTTTTGGCTATGCCGCCTCGGTACCGGCCGCAGAAGGTATTGGCCAGGATTTTGTGAAAATTTCCAAAAATGTGGATGTCATTAGTCCCATGGTTTACCCAAGCCATTATTCGGTCGGCTGGTTCAACGTCAAGGACCCGGATAAGAACCCTTACGCGACCATAAAAGGCTCAATGGCGGATACCTACAAGAAATTAAATCCGCTAGGCAGCTACAAGCCGATTATAAGGCCCTGGATTCAAGACTTCACAGCCAGTTGGCTTGGCAGCGGTCATTATATTAAATACGGCAAGCAGCAGGTGGAAGATCAGATCCGCGCGATGAAAGAACAGAATGTTAACGAATTCCTGTTGTGGAATGCGAGCAATCGTTATACGACGGGCGTCGACTACGAAAAATAA
- a CDS encoding MATE family efflux transporter produces MKPTTSLGQKTIQFLHILFPILITQIALSAIAFFDTNMSGRFGTADLAGVAIGTSLWIPIQTGLSGILIGLTPIVSQLLGKRRDGEVAYKVMQGIWLSLIVSLFVLALGAVALGPVLGFMNLEPSVRSIAFRFLCAISFGVIPLFGYTVLRSCIDATGQTRVSMFITLIALPVNVGLNYLLIFGHLGFPRMGGVGAGVASAITYWVIFGAALLFIFRAEPFKNLQILRKLHALSPAAIKEQLLIGVPIGFSIFFETAVFSTVTLLMSRFDTMTIAAHQAAINFASMLYMIPLSICMSLTILVGFEAGSGRLKDARQYSLLGIGSAASMSLVTALVLLFAGSHVAGLYSTDPKVIALIKHFLIYAIFFQISDAIATPTQGILRGYKDVNPAFIICFIAYWIVGLPIGYVLAEHTDLGAYGYWVGLITGLAIGAALLLKRLFIVQRRFAAQYGGPQTEN; encoded by the coding sequence ATGAAACCAACAACATCATTAGGCCAAAAGACAATCCAGTTTCTCCATATTCTCTTCCCCATCCTCATCACTCAAATCGCTTTGTCCGCGATCGCTTTTTTCGATACGAACATGTCCGGAAGATTTGGTACAGCCGATCTCGCCGGGGTCGCCATCGGCACCAGCTTATGGATTCCCATCCAAACTGGACTGAGCGGTATCTTAATCGGACTTACCCCAATCGTTTCGCAGCTGTTAGGAAAAAGGCGTGATGGCGAAGTCGCTTACAAAGTTATGCAGGGCATCTGGCTGTCGCTTATCGTATCACTTTTTGTGCTGGCGCTTGGAGCGGTCGCATTGGGACCGGTTCTGGGCTTTATGAACCTTGAGCCTTCCGTACGGAGCATCGCCTTTCGCTTTCTGTGCGCCATATCCTTTGGAGTCATTCCTCTGTTCGGGTATACCGTGCTGCGCAGTTGTATTGATGCAACCGGTCAAACCCGGGTGTCCATGTTCATCACTCTGATCGCCCTGCCTGTAAATGTCGGACTGAATTACCTGTTGATTTTTGGCCATCTGGGCTTTCCCCGCATGGGTGGAGTCGGCGCCGGCGTTGCTTCTGCTATCACGTACTGGGTCATTTTTGGCGCGGCGCTTCTGTTTATATTTCGGGCAGAGCCGTTCAAGAATCTGCAAATTCTCCGCAAACTGCACGCGCTCTCGCCGGCAGCCATTAAGGAACAGTTGTTGATCGGCGTGCCGATTGGTTTCTCTATCTTTTTTGAAACAGCCGTCTTCTCCACGGTCACACTGTTAATGAGCCGGTTCGATACGATGACGATTGCCGCCCATCAGGCTGCGATCAATTTTGCCTCCATGCTGTACATGATTCCGCTCAGCATATGCATGAGTCTTACCATTCTCGTCGGCTTCGAGGCCGGTTCGGGAAGATTGAAGGATGCCCGCCAGTACAGCCTGCTCGGCATTGGCTCAGCCGCCTCCATGTCGCTGGTCACCGCGCTCGTGCTGCTCTTTGCCGGAAGTCATGTGGCTGGCTTATATTCAACCGATCCGAAAGTTATCGCGTTAATCAAGCATTTTCTAATCTATGCAATCTTTTTCCAGATCTCCGATGCGATTGCCACGCCCACCCAAGGCATTCTGCGCGGATATAAAGACGTGAATCCAGCCTTTATTATCTGCTTCATCGCCTATTGGATTGTCGGGCTGCCCATCGGCTATGTTCTTGCCGAACATACAGATTTAGGTGCGTACGGCTACTGGGTCGGACTGATCACGGGCCTAGCCATCGGGGCGGCGCTGCTGCTCAAGCGGCTCTTCATAGTCCAGCGCCGATTTGCAGCCCAATATGGCGGACCGCAGACCGAAAACTAA